The Verrucomicrobiota bacterium genome includes a window with the following:
- a CDS encoding N-acetylmuramoyl-L-alanine amidase gives MRRRGVIGRFVGALFAFVPFVALGLVVYIAARGRPPMEEFDTQLVVVEKDDSVFDIARRFGTTPELIGDLNTLNDLSRIFPDQVLLVPTAPDAKLPRTFEQHVAALVRLPPGVEARHWRYIVIHHSASTRDCARKINDFHRIKNGWANGLGYDFVIGNGSMTPDGSIEVGHRWARQIVGAHAKSAGNHMNETGIGICLVGNFDVAGAYPSASQMESLVALVRHLQRRYHIPKSRVIGHRDVLKNYTVCPGKNFSIERLRDML, from the coding sequence ATGCGGCGGCGAGGGGTCATCGGGAGGTTCGTTGGCGCCCTGTTCGCCTTCGTGCCGTTCGTCGCGCTCGGGCTCGTCGTCTACATTGCCGCACGCGGACGCCCGCCGATGGAGGAGTTCGACACACAGCTCGTCGTCGTCGAGAAGGACGACTCCGTCTTTGACATCGCCAGACGATTCGGGACCACGCCCGAGCTGATCGGTGATCTGAATACCCTCAACGATCTGAGTCGCATTTTCCCCGACCAGGTGCTGCTCGTCCCGACCGCGCCGGACGCGAAGCTGCCTCGCACCTTCGAGCAGCACGTCGCGGCCCTGGTGCGGCTGCCGCCCGGCGTCGAGGCGCGTCACTGGCGATACATCGTGATCCACCACAGCGCCTCGACAAGGGACTGCGCGCGCAAGATCAACGACTTCCATCGCATCAAGAACGGCTGGGCCAACGGGCTCGGCTACGACTTCGTCATCGGCAACGGGAGCATGACGCCCGACGGCTCCATCGAGGTGGGCCACCGCTGGGCGCGCCAGATCGTCGGCGCGCACGCCAAGTCGGCGGGCAACCACATGAACGAGACCGGCATCGGCATCTGCCTTGTCGGCAACTTCGACGTGGCCGGCGCGTACCCGTCCGCCTCCCAGATGGAGTCGCTTGTCGCCCTCGTGCGCCACCTTCAGCGCCGCTACCATATCCCCAAGAGTCGCGTCATCGGCCACCGCGACGTGCTCAAAAACTACACCGTCTGCCCGGGCAAGAACTTCTCCATCGAACGCCTCCGCGACATGCTGTAA
- the nagZ gene encoding beta-N-acetylhexosaminidase: protein MSASHSEVFAGRRLVVGIEGTAVTDETVAFLRSIRAGGVILFARNIESVEQTKRLIAGLRAALDWPLLVMIDHEGGLVVRFKRGVTMFPGNSALGAAAQPVDAEGVGRVMGEELKAIGFDVNLAPVLDVLTPAFNPGITIRSFGDDADRVAELGESMIRGMQAAGLAACAKHLPGKGAATVDAHYDLPVIELDHYTAAEHLAPFRRAAREGVACMMTTHVVSPAWERDETLPATFSRTIATELVRLDLHHDGVLISDDLDMGAIATHWPMEGSAVRAVEAGHDLLLVCHDRDRMLAAHRALVEAFEAGRFDARTMVESDARLDTLIAFCSQPIPPRVTDAKGARLLQYLLTKRALEVRSGGHGHVPIAPGTQVAVVYPMLDDVPGVLVEDEMLDPGKLIRAYFEPSEVRATLHPFRLEAGPEPARDLFHAAKGAELILLVCFHAMVYARERELLRAFERFDDRLIVLVTRNPLDADLIEGSPTVVIAHGFRTFQIGAAIETLCGRLD, encoded by the coding sequence ATGAGCGCGTCGCACTCTGAGGTGTTTGCCGGGCGACGGCTTGTCGTCGGGATCGAGGGCACGGCGGTCACGGACGAGACGGTCGCGTTCCTGCGCTCCATTCGCGCGGGCGGCGTGATCCTCTTTGCGCGCAATATCGAGTCGGTCGAGCAGACGAAGCGCCTGATTGCCGGGCTGCGGGCGGCGCTCGACTGGCCGTTGCTCGTCATGATTGACCACGAGGGCGGCCTCGTTGTCCGGTTCAAGCGCGGGGTGACGATGTTCCCCGGCAACTCGGCGCTCGGCGCGGCGGCGCAGCCGGTGGATGCCGAGGGCGTCGGGCGCGTCATGGGCGAGGAGCTCAAGGCGATCGGGTTCGACGTGAACCTGGCGCCCGTGCTCGACGTGCTCACGCCGGCGTTCAACCCGGGGATCACGATCCGCTCGTTCGGCGACGATGCGGACCGCGTTGCCGAGCTGGGCGAGTCGATGATCCGCGGCATGCAGGCGGCGGGCCTGGCCGCGTGCGCCAAGCACCTGCCCGGCAAAGGCGCGGCGACCGTTGACGCTCACTACGACCTGCCCGTCATCGAGCTGGATCACTACACGGCCGCCGAGCATCTGGCGCCCTTCCGCCGCGCGGCGCGCGAGGGCGTCGCGTGCATGATGACGACGCACGTCGTCTCGCCTGCGTGGGAGCGCGACGAGACGCTGCCGGCGACGTTCTCGCGCACGATCGCCACCGAGCTGGTTCGGCTCGATCTCCACCACGACGGCGTGCTCATCAGCGACGATCTCGACATGGGCGCCATCGCCACGCACTGGCCCATGGAGGGATCCGCCGTGCGCGCCGTCGAGGCGGGTCACGATCTGCTGCTCGTGTGCCACGATCGCGACCGGATGCTGGCGGCGCATCGCGCGCTCGTTGAGGCGTTCGAGGCGGGGCGGTTCGATGCGCGGACGATGGTGGAGAGTGACGCACGCCTCGACACGCTCATTGCCTTCTGCTCACAGCCGATCCCGCCACGCGTGACCGACGCGAAAGGTGCTCGCCTGCTCCAATACCTGCTCACAAAGCGAGCGCTCGAAGTGCGCTCCGGTGGCCACGGGCACGTGCCGATCGCGCCGGGCACACAGGTGGCCGTCGTCTACCCCATGCTCGATGACGTGCCGGGCGTGCTTGTCGAGGACGAGATGCTCGATCCGGGCAAGCTCATCCGCGCCTACTTCGAGCCGAGCGAGGTTCGGGCCACGCTCCATCCGTTCCGCCTCGAGGCGGGGCCCGAGCCGGCACGCGACCTGTTCCATGCGGCGAAAGGCGCCGAGCTTATTCTGCTCGTCTGCTTCCACGCTATGGTGTACGCGCGCGAGCGCGAACTGCTGCGCGCGTTCGAGCGCTTCGACGACCGGCTTATCGTGCTCGTGACGCGCAACCCGCTCGACGCGGACTTGATCGAGGGCTCACCGACGGTGGTGATTGCCCACGGCTTCCGCACGTTCCAGATCGGGGCGGCGATCGAGACGTTGTGCGGGCGGCTGGACTAG
- the recG gene encoding ATP-dependent DNA helicase RecG, whose translation MRAPSSSRVSSTSARRSTSTCPRAPRSRSSRRAASSSSSAAFSSSPRSPNSTSRRPRTSSASTGTVARTATRRPTTRAPPRRPRRTRQSETARPTQRAHATLDPTRLTQSLRGAMAITLLDEPIQQVKGVGPARARLLDRLGIRTVRDALWHCPRAYNDRRTIMPIGRCADGEHATVTGTITSVRRKRYTWRRSVVTVKLDDGTGALALVWFNQPYLRDQFKRGERLVAAGAVKTGSNDELQIVQPEWEQLGDDAEAPDDDAIHLRRIVPVYPLTEGLPQKVFRRLMFGLVHNTGALPDPLPPELRAAHGLPAFDGAIREVHFPTSFEAIQAARRRLIFEEFFVLQLGVAIRRRTITQFQKPRPERTRCLAAQFLERLPFELTAAQRRVLDEIERDLARPSPMNRLLQGDVGSGKTVVAIAAALHACDAGRQAAIMAPTEVLAHQHAGKLAQFLDGLPLRIALLVGGMPARERRPLHEAIRSGAIDVVVGTHALFQERVTFKQLGLVVIDEQHKFGVMQRLRLLKKAEHPDVLALSATPIPRTLSLTLYGDMDVSVLDELPPNRHPIATRWLRNSKLPQAFALVQRELDAGRQAYVVYPIINENPELELKAAKEMHAHLRRDVFRGRRVGLLYGPMPADEKDGVMQCFARGELDVLVSTTVIEVGVDVPNATVMLVENAGRFGLAQLHQLRGRVGRGAHKSTCLLVDNPKTDTGRERLRIIESTSDGFRLAEEDLRMRGCGEFFGTRQSGLPELRLGDPLRDMELMQLARDEARRVVDGDLPISDEVRALLRAELRRRYAGRLRLVTT comes from the coding sequence TTGCGCGCGCCAAGTTCCTCTCGCGTCTCAAGCACCTCAGCCAGACGTTCAACATCGACCTGCCCAAGGGCGCCTCGCAGCAGGTCATCGAGGCGGGCCGCAAGTTCGTCGAGCAGCGCGGCATTCAGCAGCTCACCAAGGTCGCCAAACTCCACTTCAAGACGACCCAGGACATCCTCGGCTTCGACGGGAACGGTCGCTCGGACGGCGACAAGGCGGCCGACGACAAGAGCACCCCCAAGAAGGCCCCGGCGAACAAGGCAAAGCGAAACGGCTAGACCCACCCAACGCGCGCACGCTACACTCGACCCGACGCGGCTCACCCAGTCCCTGCGCGGCGCAATGGCGATCACCTTGCTCGACGAGCCAATCCAGCAAGTCAAAGGCGTCGGACCGGCGCGGGCGCGGCTGCTCGACCGGCTCGGCATCCGCACCGTGCGCGACGCGCTCTGGCACTGTCCTCGCGCCTACAACGACCGCCGCACGATCATGCCGATCGGCCGGTGCGCCGACGGCGAGCACGCCACCGTCACCGGCACGATCACGTCCGTTCGCCGCAAGCGCTACACGTGGCGGAGGAGCGTCGTCACGGTCAAGCTCGACGACGGCACAGGCGCACTCGCCCTCGTCTGGTTCAATCAGCCGTACCTGCGCGACCAGTTCAAACGCGGCGAGCGCCTCGTCGCCGCCGGCGCGGTGAAGACTGGCTCGAACGACGAGCTCCAGATTGTTCAGCCCGAATGGGAACAGCTCGGCGATGATGCCGAGGCGCCGGACGACGACGCGATCCACCTCCGCCGCATCGTACCCGTCTACCCGCTCACCGAGGGCTTGCCGCAGAAGGTGTTCCGGCGGCTCATGTTCGGCCTCGTGCACAACACCGGCGCCCTGCCGGATCCGCTGCCCCCCGAGCTGCGCGCGGCACACGGCCTGCCCGCCTTCGACGGGGCGATCCGCGAGGTCCACTTCCCCACGAGCTTCGAGGCGATCCAGGCCGCCCGCCGCCGCCTCATCTTCGAGGAGTTCTTCGTGCTCCAGCTCGGCGTCGCCATCCGGCGCCGCACGATCACGCAGTTCCAGAAGCCGCGTCCGGAGCGCACCCGGTGCCTCGCCGCGCAATTCCTCGAACGGCTCCCCTTCGAGCTGACCGCCGCGCAGCGCAGGGTGCTCGACGAGATCGAGCGTGACCTTGCACGTCCCTCTCCGATGAACCGCCTGCTCCAGGGCGACGTCGGCTCGGGCAAGACGGTCGTTGCCATCGCCGCCGCGCTGCACGCCTGCGATGCCGGCCGGCAGGCGGCCATCATGGCGCCGACGGAAGTGCTCGCGCATCAGCATGCGGGGAAGCTCGCGCAGTTCCTCGACGGCTTACCCCTCCGCATCGCGCTCCTTGTCGGCGGGATGCCGGCGCGCGAGCGGCGCCCCCTGCACGAGGCCATCCGGTCGGGCGCTATCGACGTCGTCGTCGGTACCCACGCGCTGTTCCAGGAACGCGTCACCTTCAAGCAGCTTGGTCTCGTTGTCATCGATGAGCAGCACAAGTTCGGCGTCATGCAGCGCCTGCGCCTGCTCAAGAAGGCCGAGCATCCTGACGTGCTTGCGCTCAGCGCGACCCCCATCCCGCGCACGCTGTCGCTGACGCTCTACGGCGACATGGACGTCTCAGTTCTCGACGAGCTCCCGCCCAACCGCCACCCGATCGCAACGCGCTGGCTGCGCAACAGCAAGCTGCCGCAAGCGTTCGCCCTCGTACAACGCGAGCTCGACGCCGGACGCCAGGCCTACGTCGTCTACCCGATCATCAACGAGAATCCCGAGCTCGAGCTCAAGGCGGCCAAGGAAATGCACGCCCACCTGCGGCGCGACGTGTTCCGCGGCCGGCGCGTCGGCCTGCTTTACGGGCCCATGCCCGCCGACGAGAAGGATGGCGTCATGCAGTGCTTCGCGCGCGGCGAGCTCGATGTGCTCGTCTCAACGACGGTCATCGAGGTCGGCGTCGACGTCCCGAACGCGACCGTCATGCTTGTCGAGAACGCGGGCCGGTTCGGCCTCGCCCAGCTTCACCAGCTTCGCGGACGCGTTGGGCGCGGGGCGCACAAGTCGACCTGCCTCCTCGTCGACAATCCGAAGACGGACACCGGCCGCGAGCGCCTGCGCATCATCGAGTCAACGTCGGATGGGTTCCGTCTCGCCGAGGAGGACCTGCGCATGAGAGGCTGCGGCGAGTTCTTCGGCACACGCCAGAGCGGCCTGCCCGAACTCCGCCTCGGCGATCCGCTTCGCGACATGGAGCTCATGCAGCTCGCGCGCGACGAGGCGCGCCGCGTCGTCGACGGCGACCTGCCGATCAGCGACGAGGTGCGCGCGTTGCTGCGCGCCGAGCTCAGGCGCCGCTACGCGGGCCGGCTACGCCTCGTCACGACGTAA
- a CDS encoding sodium/solute symporter (Members of the Solute:Sodium Symporter (SSS), TC 2.A.21 as described in tcdb.org, catalyze solute:Na+ symport. Known solutes for members of the family include sugars, amino acids, nucleosides, inositols, vitamins, urea or anions, depending on the system.) has translation MLGGFDWAVIVLYFVIIAAIGVWATRNNKTTEDYFLGGRRMPWTTAMLSLLATEASAVTFIGAPGDSYGGNMTYLQMAIGSLAARIIVAAVFLTAFYKFRVTTVYEFLKHRFGEATRGTGSAFFIVTRLLASGVRLCVMAKVLDVVVPQIQFPVCLALVAGIAMAYTFFGGIRAVMWTDVLQFGIFMGGAWLAFGLLLSHIDGGWSSMMEVARAEGKDRMFDFSFSFMNKDIFWAAVAYGLFTSLAAFGTDQDMTQRMLTCRKPSLAKRGLILTGIIDFPIVLTFLLIGLALYALNAQNGFASGIEGDEVFPTFIVKFLPVGIKGLLLACVFAAAMSSLDSALSALSSSAVVDLYRAYIKKDAPDKHYLLVSRLFVVVFALCLVLVAWLCRDEKNVLWLAFRMVSYTYGGLLGVFLLGLLTNRGRSIPNVIAMITSVGVAVLYGYGFDTAPHLMIMTGTAWAFLFGALFSKKREVYERVAL, from the coding sequence ATGCTGGGTGGCTTCGATTGGGCCGTCATCGTCCTGTACTTCGTCATCATCGCCGCCATCGGCGTCTGGGCCACACGTAACAACAAGACGACCGAAGACTATTTCCTTGGCGGGCGCCGGATGCCGTGGACGACCGCCATGTTGTCGCTGCTGGCCACGGAAGCGAGCGCCGTGACGTTTATCGGCGCGCCGGGCGACTCGTACGGCGGCAACATGACGTACCTGCAGATGGCGATCGGTTCGCTCGCCGCGCGCATCATCGTCGCCGCCGTCTTTCTGACCGCCTTCTACAAGTTCCGCGTCACGACGGTGTACGAGTTCCTCAAGCATCGTTTCGGCGAGGCGACGCGCGGTACCGGTTCGGCGTTCTTCATTGTCACGAGGCTGCTCGCGAGCGGCGTGCGGCTCTGCGTCATGGCCAAGGTGCTCGATGTGGTTGTGCCTCAGATTCAATTCCCGGTCTGTCTGGCGCTCGTGGCCGGCATTGCGATGGCGTATACCTTTTTCGGCGGCATCCGGGCGGTGATGTGGACCGACGTCTTGCAGTTCGGCATCTTCATGGGTGGGGCATGGCTGGCGTTCGGGCTGCTGCTGAGTCATATCGATGGAGGCTGGTCGAGCATGATGGAGGTTGCACGCGCTGAGGGGAAAGACCGCATGTTCGACTTCTCTTTCTCCTTCATGAACAAGGATATCTTCTGGGCGGCCGTCGCCTACGGGTTGTTCACGAGTCTCGCTGCCTTCGGTACGGACCAGGACATGACTCAACGGATGCTCACGTGCCGGAAGCCCTCGCTGGCCAAGCGAGGTTTGATCCTGACCGGCATCATCGACTTCCCGATTGTCCTGACGTTCCTGCTGATCGGGCTCGCCTTGTACGCGTTGAATGCTCAGAACGGCTTCGCGTCCGGCATCGAGGGCGACGAAGTCTTCCCAACGTTCATCGTGAAGTTCCTTCCGGTGGGGATCAAGGGGCTGCTGCTCGCGTGCGTGTTCGCCGCGGCCATGTCGAGTCTTGATTCGGCGCTGAGCGCGCTCTCGTCAAGCGCGGTCGTAGACCTGTATCGGGCCTACATCAAGAAGGACGCGCCGGACAAGCACTACCTGTTGGTGTCGCGGCTTTTCGTGGTCGTCTTCGCGCTCTGTCTCGTCCTTGTCGCGTGGTTGTGCAGGGATGAGAAGAACGTCCTCTGGCTTGCGTTTCGAATGGTTTCCTACACCTATGGCGGCCTGCTTGGTGTGTTCCTTCTGGGGTTGCTCACGAACCGGGGCCGGAGCATTCCGAACGTCATCGCCATGATCACGAGCGTGGGCGTGGCGGTGCTCTATGGCTATGGCTTCGACACGGCGCCCCACCTCATGATTATGACCGGAACGGCTTGGGCGTTCCTCTTTGGTGCGCTCTTTTCGAAAAAGCGGGAGGTCTATGAGCGCGTCGCACTCTGA
- a CDS encoding tetratricopeptide repeat protein has translation MPDTPSQYNARHLTMLGHYSIRQGDFATAVQAFRKVVEHEPDSAAAYQNLGVAYYKEGEFEQAKDALRRAGKLNPESAAPQFALGLIARDERDYDAAIEAFTEAIGRYAGDSRAWYNRGIVRFYLDDHDGAVADLRHAIALNPGDVDAHYNLAVVYASSGRWEEAQECLMRCVVKDPQRVEKYVAVLTDIGRAQAYEVLYRRGHRIKNALGALGARLRNLVHKLYGEETVDECRERFDAIVGDHERLFGQMATYLMTMKSDERSIEVVNLNTLLESLVETFRNRTGTGIKYVTAFDERVPTVLADQAALAEALGNILLNAIEAIEHTGTVTVTTAFDQAPDPRTAAIVATIADTGAGIAPDHLGEVFKVGFTTKKTGSGIGLPVARRTIELHGGTIELLSVQGKGTTATIRIPRHVDTTKLRRPIPIRSSIFEDPGQLIAIEDITPGGMR, from the coding sequence ATGCCCGACACGCCGAGCCAGTATAACGCCCGCCATCTGACGATGCTCGGGCACTACTCGATCCGGCAGGGCGACTTCGCCACGGCCGTGCAGGCGTTCCGCAAGGTCGTCGAACACGAGCCCGACTCGGCCGCCGCCTACCAGAACCTCGGCGTCGCCTACTACAAGGAGGGCGAGTTTGAGCAGGCCAAGGACGCCCTGCGCCGTGCCGGCAAGCTCAACCCGGAAAGCGCCGCGCCACAGTTCGCCCTTGGGCTCATCGCGCGCGACGAGCGCGACTACGACGCCGCCATCGAGGCGTTCACCGAGGCCATCGGCCGCTACGCGGGCGACTCGCGCGCCTGGTACAACCGCGGCATCGTCCGCTTCTACCTCGACGACCACGACGGCGCCGTCGCCGACCTGCGCCACGCCATCGCCCTCAACCCCGGCGACGTCGATGCCCACTACAACCTCGCGGTGGTCTACGCGAGCTCCGGCCGCTGGGAGGAGGCACAGGAGTGCCTCATGCGCTGCGTCGTCAAGGATCCCCAACGCGTTGAGAAGTATGTCGCCGTGCTCACCGACATCGGCCGCGCCCAGGCTTACGAAGTGCTCTATCGCCGTGGGCATCGCATCAAGAACGCCCTCGGCGCGCTCGGCGCCCGGCTGCGCAACCTCGTCCACAAGCTCTACGGCGAGGAGACCGTCGACGAGTGCCGCGAGCGCTTCGACGCGATCGTCGGCGACCACGAACGGCTCTTCGGCCAGATGGCCACCTATCTGATGACGATGAAGAGCGACGAGCGCAGTATCGAGGTCGTCAACCTCAACACGCTCCTCGAGAGCCTCGTCGAAACCTTCCGCAACCGCACCGGCACCGGCATCAAGTACGTCACCGCGTTCGATGAGCGCGTCCCGACCGTGCTCGCCGACCAAGCCGCGCTCGCCGAGGCGTTGGGCAATATCCTGCTGAACGCCATCGAGGCCATCGAACACACGGGCACCGTCACGGTCACCACCGCGTTCGACCAAGCACCCGATCCACGGACTGCGGCTATCGTCGCGACGATCGCCGATACCGGCGCCGGCATCGCGCCCGACCACCTCGGAGAGGTCTTCAAGGTCGGCTTCACGACCAAGAAAACCGGCTCGGGCATCGGCCTGCCGGTGGCCCGGCGCACCATCGAGCTCCACGGCGGCACCATCGAGCTCCTCTCCGTCCAGGGCAAGGGCACGACGGCGACCATCCGCATCCCGCGCCACGTCGACACGACCAAGCTCCGCAGGCCCATCCCGATCCGCTCATCAATATTCGAGGACCCCGGCCAGCTTATCGCCATCGAGGACATCACCCCGGGCGGCATGCGCTGA
- a CDS encoding adenylosuccinate lyase encodes MGHELYADPLIERYASREMAALFSDDAKFRTWRRLWVALAKAEQALGLPIADEQIAELEAHVNDINYDVANAKERELRHDVMAHVAAYGAQCPKAKGIIHLGATSAYVGDNTDLIQMREALRLVQARLAACLRALAAFAREHQALPTLGFTHFQPAQLTTVGKRACLWLQDLVLDYREVSRRLDELPFRGIKGATGTQASFLELFDGDHAKVVTLDAMVAEAMGFLSSLVISGQTYTRKIDTQVLEALAGIGESAHKLTNDVRLLCHLREVEEPFEKSQVGSSAMAYKRNPMRSERAASLSRYLMSLVANAQQTAATQWLERTLDDSANRRITIPHAFLAADAVLKLIANIAGGLIVRPEVIRARVEAELPFIATEAVLMEGVKRGGDRQALHERIRDHSMKAAERIKTGQASDLTERLAGDQKHFGLSRAELDELMRPEHHIGRAPEQVEQYLRETVQPLLQGAPTEPGGGAVTV; translated from the coding sequence ATGGGCCATGAGTTGTACGCCGACCCGCTGATCGAACGTTATGCAAGCCGCGAAATGGCCGCGCTGTTCTCGGACGACGCCAAGTTCCGCACGTGGCGGCGCCTTTGGGTGGCCCTCGCCAAGGCCGAGCAGGCGCTCGGCCTGCCGATCGCCGACGAGCAGATCGCCGAACTCGAAGCGCACGTGAACGACATCAACTACGACGTGGCCAACGCCAAGGAGCGCGAGCTGCGCCACGACGTGATGGCCCACGTGGCCGCCTACGGTGCGCAGTGCCCGAAGGCCAAGGGCATCATCCACCTCGGCGCCACGAGTGCCTACGTCGGCGACAACACCGACCTCATCCAGATGCGCGAGGCCCTGCGCCTCGTCCAGGCGCGGCTCGCCGCGTGCCTTCGGGCCCTCGCGGCCTTCGCCCGCGAGCACCAGGCGCTGCCGACGCTCGGCTTCACGCACTTCCAGCCGGCGCAGCTCACGACAGTCGGCAAGCGCGCGTGCCTCTGGCTCCAGGACCTCGTGCTCGACTACCGCGAGGTGAGCCGCCGGCTCGACGAGCTCCCGTTCCGCGGGATCAAAGGCGCCACGGGCACGCAGGCGAGCTTCCTCGAGCTCTTCGACGGCGACCACGCCAAAGTCGTCACACTCGATGCAATGGTGGCCGAGGCGATGGGATTCTTGTCGAGCCTCGTCATCTCGGGCCAGACCTACACGCGCAAGATCGACACCCAAGTGCTCGAAGCGCTTGCCGGCATCGGCGAGAGCGCGCACAAGCTGACCAACGACGTCCGGCTGCTCTGCCACCTGCGCGAGGTCGAGGAACCGTTCGAGAAGTCGCAGGTCGGCTCGTCAGCCATGGCCTACAAGCGCAACCCGATGCGCTCCGAGCGTGCGGCCTCGCTCTCGCGCTACCTCATGAGCCTCGTCGCCAACGCGCAGCAGACGGCGGCGACGCAGTGGCTCGAGCGCACGCTCGACGACTCGGCCAATCGCCGCATTACCATCCCGCACGCGTTCCTCGCTGCCGACGCAGTGCTCAAGCTCATCGCCAATATCGCCGGCGGCCTTATCGTACGGCCCGAGGTGATCCGGGCCCGCGTCGAGGCCGAGCTGCCGTTTATCGCCACTGAGGCTGTCCTCATGGAGGGAGTGAAACGCGGCGGCGACCGCCAGGCGCTCCACGAACGGATCCGCGACCACTCGATGAAGGCGGCCGAACGAATCAAGACGGGCCAGGCGTCGGACCTGACCGAGCGGCTGGCCGGCGACCAGAAGCACTTCGGCCTCAGCCGCGCCGAGCTCGATGAGCTGATGCGCCCCGAGCACCACATCGGTCGCGCGCCCGAGCAGGTCGAGCAGTACCTGCGCGAAACGGTCCAGCCGCTGCTCCAGGGGGCGCCCACGGAGCCGGGTGGGGGTGCCGTAACCGTTTGA